One region of Chanodichthys erythropterus isolate Z2021 chromosome 24, ASM2448905v1, whole genome shotgun sequence genomic DNA includes:
- the tph1a gene encoding tryptophan 5-hydroxylase 1a yields MYSTKSEGPRRGRSFDSMNLGLTLEEKQLNNEMNKSAFPKIEENKDNKTVSTERGRAAVVFSLKNEVGGLVKALKLFQENHVNLVHIESRKSKRRNSEFEIFVDCDSNREQLHEIIQLLRKHVNVLEMDAPDNRLPEESEMENVPWFPKKISDLDKCANRVLMYGSDLDADHPGFKDNVYRKRRKYFADLAMSFKHGDPIPRIEFTEEEVKTWGVVFRELNKLYPTHACREYLKNLPLLTKYCDFREDNIPQLEDVSRFLKERTGFTIRPVAGYLSPRDFLAGLAFRVFHCTQYVRHSSDPLYTPEPDTCHELLGHVPLLAEPSFAQFSQEIGLASLGASDDSIQKLATCYFFTVEFGLCKQEGKLRAYGAGLLSSISELKHALSGNARILPFDPNVTCKQECIITTFQDVYFVSDTFEEAKVKMREFAKTIKRPFSVRYNPYTQSVDVLKDTASINNVVEELRHELDIIGDALNRLNKQLGV; encoded by the exons ATGTACTCAACTAAAAGCGAGGGACCGCGCAGAGGAAGGTCTTTTGACTCCATGAACCTTGGTCTGACTTTGGAAGAGAAGCAACTTAATAATGAG ATGAACAAATCTGCTTTTCCAAAGATCGAAGAGAATAAAGACAACAAAACTGTGTCTACAGAGAGGGGTCGGGCTGCTGTTGTGTTCTCTCTGAAAAATGAAGTTGGTGGGCTTGTCAAGGCGCTAAAACTTTTCCAG GAAAACCACGTCAACCTTGTGCACATTGAGTCCAGAAAATCCAAAAGGCGCAACTCAGAATTCGAAATCTTCGTAGACTGCGATAGCAACCGCGAGCAGCTGCACGAGATCATTCAGCTGCTGAGGAAACACGTGAACGTGCTTGAGATGGACGCGCCTGACAACCGCCTGCCTGAAGAAAGCG agatGGAGAATGTGCCGTGGTTCCCGAAGAAGATTTCAGATTTGGATAAATGTGCGAACCGAGTGCTGATGTATGGATCAGACCTGGATGCGGATCACCCG GGATTCAAGGATAATGTCTATCGCAAAAGGAGAAAGTACTTTGCAGACTTGGCTATGAGCTTCAAACA TGGAGATCCCATTCCCCGTATTGAGTTCACAGAGGAGGAGGTGAAAACATGGGGCGTTGTGTTCAGGGAGCTGAATAAGCTCTACCCCACACACGCCTGCCGCGAGTACCTGAAGAACCTGCCCCTGCTCACCAAATACTGCGACTTCCGTGAGGACAACATCCCACAGTTGGAGGATGTCTCGCGCTTCCTCAAAG AGCGTACTGGCTTCACCATAAGGCCTGTGGCTGGATATCTCTCCCCGCGAGACTTCCTGGCAGGTCTAGCCTTCCGTGTGTTTCACTGCACTCAATATGTCCGACACAGCTCAGACCCCCTCTACACACCCGAGCC AGACACATGTCACGAGCTGCTTGGACACGTCCCTCTTCTGGCCGAGCCCAGCTTTGCTCAGTTCAGTCAGGAGATTGGTCTTGCGTCACTGGGAGCATCAGATGACTCTATACAGAAACTTGCTACT TGTTATTTCTTCACTGTGGAGTTTGGCCTCTGTAAGCAGGAAGGGAAACTGAGAGCTTATGGGGCCGGTCTGCTGTCATCCATCAGTGAACTGAAG catgcactgtcaGGAAATGCCAGGATCTTGCCCTTTGACCCCAACGTAACATGCAAACAGGAGTGTATCATCACCACCTTTCAGGACGTCTACTTTGTTTCGGACACCTTTGAGGAAGCAAAAGTCAAAATGAG AGAGTTTGCAAAGACTATCAAGCGGCCATTCTCAGTGCGCTACAACCCGTACACGCAAAGCGTAGACGTTCTGAAGGACACGGCCAGCATCAACAACGTGGTGGAGGAACTAAGACACGAGTTGGACATCATTGGAGATGCACTAAACAGGCTAAACAAACAGTTAGGAGTCtga
- the sergef gene encoding secretion-regulating guanine nucleotide exchange factor isoform X1: MEGAQLSKCVLYTWGANSYGQLGQGHTGDQAEPQRADGGLQAEQVRCLTGGGGHSAVITESGDLLMCGQNHKGQLGLSHTSEVITFQPCPLSGCGRVQQVSCGWDFSIILTGDGHVLVYGSNAFGQLGVSAKISHSAEPLHVTTLNEPVTSVAAGLRHALASTASGCVYQWGTGLSSHAKRMLSPQPVPAHLSSKEPCLVPGLDHVTPQKVVAGSTHCICLTVKGDVFLWGSNKHGQLVSESVFLPLPVALDRSLLQGERVTDVHSGWTHLVAKTESGRVFTWGRSNYGQLGQTNQATEKEPDVSTSSGQTISRPIEVKALFGATQIACGSEHSLAVVGGRIFSWGWNEHGMCGDGSLCDITQPRPVPSLRDATALLIGCGAGHSMALCRLKSNKDSAS; the protein is encoded by the exons ATGGAAGGAGCTCAGCTGTCAAAATGTGTACTCTACACGTGG GGAGCCAACAGTTACGGGCAGTTGGGACAGGGACACACGGGAGATCAAGCCGAGCCGCAGCGTGCAGACGGCGGACTGCAGGCCGAGCAGGTCCGCTGTTTAACCGGAGGAGGCGGTCATTCGGCTGTCATCACTG AGTCAGGTGACCTGCTGATGTGTGGACAGAACCACAAAGGTCAGTTAGGGCTCAGTCACACCTCCGAGGTCATAACCTTTCAACCCTGCCCTTTGTCTGGGTGTGGAAGAGTCCAGCAGGTGTCCTGTGGTTGGGACTTCTCTATTATCCTGACGG gtGACGGTCACGTCTTGGTGTACGGCTCCAATGCTTTTGGACAGCTGGGTGTCTCAGCAAAGATATCACACTCTGCAGAGCCTTTACACGTGACG ACGCTGAATGAGCCGGTAACTAGTGTGGCTGCTGGGCTCAGACATGCATTAGCAAGTACAG CATCAGGCTGTGTTTATCAGTGGGGAACTGGCCTGTCGAGTCACGCTAAGAGAATGTTGAGTCCCCAACCTGTTCCTGCACATCTATCCTCTAAGGAGCCCTGCCTTGTCCCGg GGTTAGATCATGTGACCCCACAGAAGGTGGTTGCAGGCTCCACCCACTGCATTTGTTTGACAG TCAAAGGTGACGTGTTCCTCTGGGGCAGCAATAAACATGGTCAGCTGGTCAGCGAGAGTGTCTTCCTGCCACTTCCTGTGGCTTTGGATCGATCTCTGCTGCAGGGCGAGAGAGTGACTGACGTTCACAGCGGCTGGACGCACCTTGTCGCAAAGACAG AGAGTGGTCGGGTCTTCACATGGGGCAGATCCAATTACGGACAGCTAGGACAGACCAATCAGGCTACGGAAAAAGAGCCTGACGTTTCAACCAGCTCTGGCCAAACTATAAGCCGCCCCATCGAGGTTAAAGCTTTATTTGGAGCAACACAG atTGCATGCGGATCTGAACACAGCTTGGCTGTTGTGG GGGGTCGGATCTTCTCCTGGGGCTGGAATGAACACGGAATGTGTGGAGACGGTTCCCTTTGTGACATCACGCAACCACGGCCAGTCCCCAGTCTCAGAGACGCTAcggctcttctgattggctgtggagCAGGGCATTCAATGGCACTATGCAGGTTGAAGAGCAACAAGGATTCTGCAAGCTGA
- the sergef gene encoding secretion-regulating guanine nucleotide exchange factor isoform X2, with product MEGAQLSKCVLYTWGANSYGQLGQGHTGDQAEPQRADGGLQAEQVRCLTGGGGHSAVITESGDLLMCGQNHKGQLGLSHTSEVITFQPCPLSGCGRVQQVSCGWDFSIILTGDGHVLVYGSNAFGQLGVSAKISHSAEPLHVTTLNEPVTSVAAGLRHALASTASGCVYQWGTGLSSHAKRMLSPQPVPAHLSSKEPCLVPGLDHVTPQKVVAGSTHCICLTVKGDVFLWGSNKHGQLVSESVFLPLPVALDRSLLQGERVTDVHSGWTHLVAKTESGRVFTWGRSNYGQLGQTNQATEKEPDVSTSSGQTISRPIEVKALFGATQIACGSEHSLAVVAQLSGVGHRNFPSPPPSPAPPA from the exons ATGGAAGGAGCTCAGCTGTCAAAATGTGTACTCTACACGTGG GGAGCCAACAGTTACGGGCAGTTGGGACAGGGACACACGGGAGATCAAGCCGAGCCGCAGCGTGCAGACGGCGGACTGCAGGCCGAGCAGGTCCGCTGTTTAACCGGAGGAGGCGGTCATTCGGCTGTCATCACTG AGTCAGGTGACCTGCTGATGTGTGGACAGAACCACAAAGGTCAGTTAGGGCTCAGTCACACCTCCGAGGTCATAACCTTTCAACCCTGCCCTTTGTCTGGGTGTGGAAGAGTCCAGCAGGTGTCCTGTGGTTGGGACTTCTCTATTATCCTGACGG gtGACGGTCACGTCTTGGTGTACGGCTCCAATGCTTTTGGACAGCTGGGTGTCTCAGCAAAGATATCACACTCTGCAGAGCCTTTACACGTGACG ACGCTGAATGAGCCGGTAACTAGTGTGGCTGCTGGGCTCAGACATGCATTAGCAAGTACAG CATCAGGCTGTGTTTATCAGTGGGGAACTGGCCTGTCGAGTCACGCTAAGAGAATGTTGAGTCCCCAACCTGTTCCTGCACATCTATCCTCTAAGGAGCCCTGCCTTGTCCCGg GGTTAGATCATGTGACCCCACAGAAGGTGGTTGCAGGCTCCACCCACTGCATTTGTTTGACAG TCAAAGGTGACGTGTTCCTCTGGGGCAGCAATAAACATGGTCAGCTGGTCAGCGAGAGTGTCTTCCTGCCACTTCCTGTGGCTTTGGATCGATCTCTGCTGCAGGGCGAGAGAGTGACTGACGTTCACAGCGGCTGGACGCACCTTGTCGCAAAGACAG AGAGTGGTCGGGTCTTCACATGGGGCAGATCCAATTACGGACAGCTAGGACAGACCAATCAGGCTACGGAAAAAGAGCCTGACGTTTCAACCAGCTCTGGCCAAACTATAAGCCGCCCCATCGAGGTTAAAGCTTTATTTGGAGCAACACAG atTGCATGCGGATCTGAACACAGCTTGGCTGTTGTGG CTCAACTCAGTGGAGTAGGCCATAGGAATTTTCCAagccctccaccttccccagcaccacctgcctag